GGATTCGGGAAGTCCATCGGGATCGCGTTCCAGCTCGTGGACGACATCCTCGACTTCACGGGCTCGGAGAAGGAGCTGGGGAAGCGCCCGCTCCAGGACCTGCGGGAAGGGAAGGTCACGCTGCCGCTTCTGCACGCCCTACGGCATGCGGATCCTTCCGACCGGGAAGCGGCGGTGCGCTCCCTCGCCAGGAAGGAGCCCGGAAAGCGCGACATCGCGTTCCTCGCCCGGCTGGTGGCCCGCCACGGGGGGATCGAATACACCGCATCGCGGGCAAAAGCTTTCATTCAAGAGGGAAAAAGGTTTCTGCGGGCGCTCCCGGCCTCCCCGGCCCGGGAAGCCCTGCACGCCCTTTCCGACTACGTCGTCTCCCGCACCGCCTGAGTCTCCTTCATTTTCCGGTTTTCTCTTTGCGGGCCCGCTTTTATCATTCGCAGGAAAAAATCCTCTTGACTTATAATTTATACCTCATTATACGTAATTTATTATTCATTTAAGCGGAAGTAATGATAGCCACAGGAGCGGATCCTTCGAGGGGGGGGAAGGCCCATGAGGAGAAGGGCAGTGGCAGGGTTCACCTTGATCGAGGTGGTCGTCGTCGTCGCCGTCATCGCCATCCTTGCGGCGGTCCTCACGCCTTACATCACCAAATACATTGACGATTCCCGGATGGCCAAGGCACGCAACGAAGTCCAGGTCATCGGCGGGGCGTTGACCAACTTCTACAAGGACGTTGGAGGATGGCCGAACCGGAACGCCGCCGGAGGAGTGCAGGCGACGGCGCTTTACTATACCGGGCCCACGACGCCCGCCGCCGCCGCCATATTCACCGCCATTCCTCCGGTCGTTCCCGCCGTGGTCGCCACGTGGGCCGGAGCGGTGATCCCCCTGGACAACAGCCTTCTCACGAACGGCACGGGGAGCGCCTATCCGACGATCGGAGACATGCAATGGAGGGGACCGTACACCAGCGGGGCCTTGCCGGCGGATCCGTGGGGAAAGCCGTACATCGTCAACTATGCGGCCGCCGGCGCCATCTGGGTGCTTTCCGCGGGCCCGAACGTGAAGGTCCAGACGGCCGCCACCGACAACGTGGTGAAGGGCGACGACATCGGATTCCGTGTCCGGTAAAACGGATGGATCGGGTGCGAAAAGCCGAAGCGGAGTCTTCGGCTTTTTTTTTAACGTGAGGGGGCGCGGGGTCGCATGACGGAAGCGGGCACGTCGCAGGGTCCGGCGGGCGCGTCTCCCCCGAGGGCCATGAAACTGGGGGAGCGGCTGATCGATTCGGGGCTGGTCACCGCCGACCAGCTCAGCCTTGCGCTGCGCGAGCAGAAGCGGACGGGCGAGCGGATCGGCGAGATCCTGATCAACCTCGGATTCGTGACCCAGGAGCAGATCTCCTCGGTCCTCGCGTCGCAGGCGGGCGTCGCCTTCGTCCAGCTCGAGAGCTGGCTCATCGAACCCGCCGCGCTCAAGACCGTCCCGGAGGCGCTGGCCCGGCGTCACAAGCTGATCCCGATCCTGCTCGAGCCGCCCAAGCTCACCATCGCCCTGGCGAACGTCTTCGACATGGTCGCCATCGACGAGGTGCAGCGCGCCACGGGGTACGTGGTCGAGGCGGTGTCGGCGACGGAGAGCGGCATCGTCGCGGCGATCGACCAGTACTACACGGGCGGAGTCTCCTTCGAGGAGATCGTCCAGAAGTCGATCCGCCAGGTGGAGGCGGGACGGCTGTCCGAGGCGGACCAGGCGGCGGGCGCCCCCATCATCCGCCTCGTCGACCAGATCTTCCTCTCCGCCGTGCAGGAGGGGGCCACCGACATCCACATGGAGCCGGAGGAGCGGATCTTCCGCCTTCGGTACCGGATCGACGGGAAGCTGCGGATGGGGCCGTCGCTCCCCAAGAGCCTGCAGCCCGCGGTCACCGCCCGGGTGAAGATCCTCTCCGCGATGAACATCGCGGAGTCGCGCCTGCCGCAGGACGGCAGGATCAACTTCCGCTACGGGAAGCGCAAGATCGACCTGCGCGTCTCCACCCTCCCCACGGTGAACGGGGAGAACATCGTCCTGCGCATCCTCGACAAGTCGAAGCTGGTCCTCGGGCTCGACACGCTGGGCTTCGACGACGCCACGCTCGCGCGCCTGCGCAAGGCGATCGACAGCCGCAACGGCATCGTGACGGTCTGCGGCCCGACCGGCTCCGGGAAGACGACCACGCTCTATTCCGCCCTGGCCTACATCAACAATCTGGACCGCAGCATCATCACGCTGGAGGACCCGGTGGAGTACGAACTTCCGGTCATCCGGCAGGTCCAGATCAACGTGAAGGCGGGGCTTACCTTCTCCGCGGGGCTCCGGTCGATCCTGCGGCACGACCCCGACGTCATCCTGGTCGG
This region of Thermodesulfobacteriota bacterium genomic DNA includes:
- a CDS encoding type II secretion system protein GspG, which encodes MRRRAVAGFTLIEVVVVVAVIAILAAVLTPYITKYIDDSRMAKARNEVQVIGGALTNFYKDVGGWPNRNAAGGVQATALYYTGPTTPAAAAIFTAIPPVVPAVVATWAGAVIPLDNSLLTNGTGSAYPTIGDMQWRGPYTSGALPADPWGKPYIVNYAAAGAIWVLSAGPNVKVQTAATDNVVKGDDIGFRVR
- a CDS encoding GspE/PulE family protein, giving the protein MTEAGTSQGPAGASPPRAMKLGERLIDSGLVTADQLSLALREQKRTGERIGEILINLGFVTQEQISSVLASQAGVAFVQLESWLIEPAALKTVPEALARRHKLIPILLEPPKLTIALANVFDMVAIDEVQRATGYVVEAVSATESGIVAAIDQYYTGGVSFEEIVQKSIRQVEAGRLSEADQAAGAPIIRLVDQIFLSAVQEGATDIHMEPEERIFRLRYRIDGKLRMGPSLPKSLQPAVTARVKILSAMNIAESRLPQDGRINFRYGKRKIDLRVSTLPTVNGENIVLRILDKSKLVLGLDTLGFDDATLARLRKAIDSRNGIVTVCGPTGSGKTTTLYSALAYINNLDRSIITLEDPVEYELPVIRQVQINVKAGLTFSAGLRSILRHDPDVILVGEMRDGETVELAIRSALTGHLVFSTLHTNDAAGAIPRLINMGQEPFLVASSLRAIIGQALVRLNCSACREPYEPAPDILLRAGLSLDEVRGKAMRGKGCGQCGGTGFRGRVGVYELMEVTPEIARLALKRAAAQELLEVAMAEGMTTMRQDGIAKALKGLTTLEEVVQLT